The DNA sequence CGTTCCAAAAACGGCTTTGTTGCAGGATACTTGTGAACAGTCGATAACTTCAGCCCGGGAAATCTTATCCCGCAGCTCCAGTATCCGTCCTTCAATATGGCCTTGTCTATCCTTGGCGGCATGATATTCGGCATTCTCTTTTAAATCACCATGTTCACGTGCCGTTTCTATCGCTCTTACAACATCTGCCCTCTCGACTCTCTCAAGACGCTGCAGCTCGGATTTGAGCTTGGCGATGCCCTTCTTTGACATGGGAATTCTCTCTATCATTATTACCTCTCCTATAAAAAAAATACCTGCATACCTAATAGCTTCAGGTTATGCAGGATAAATATTAATGCTACCAGCGATAAATCAAGGACAATGCTGCCCGGGTTTCCTCGTATTCGTCGCCATTTTGTCTTGTGAAGTTTCCTTTTAATAGATAATGCCTGTTTAGTTCAAGGAAAATATTCAAGTCAAATTCATGAATCTGCCTGTTATCCATCTCATATCCATAAGAATAATCGAAAGAACAGTAGCTTAATGGATCTTCAGGTCGGCTGTTAACATCAAAATAATGTTTAAAGTGAAGTGTGAAAAGGTGTTGCCAATAGTATTCAGGGCTCCAGTAAACACGGTCATCAATTCTGAATTCAGCTCCAAAATTATTGTCACGGCCGACATTTTCATCGGTATTCCTGATATTTTCGTAACTATATTTTATTTTAAACTGATTCATTTCCCCAAAAAGATGGTACATCGACCACAACTTGTATCGACTCTGTTCATTATTATCCGAATACATCCTGTAGCGGTAATCCGCTCCCAGAAACCATCGCGGAAATACATCATACTTCAGCCCGGTTTCAAGATCACGGGATATGATGGAATCTGTAACGGACCGAATCGAATCTTCAACAAGATCCTGTTCAAATCTTCCATACATTTCCAATGACTTATTCAAGCGCCTGATAAGTTCAAATTTATATAAAACTTCATTGGCTCCGGAACCGCTCGGCATATCCAGACCGAAACTTATATTAAGATCGACGGTATTTTCAAAATAAGTCGAGTAAGTCCCGATAAATCTGTCACTTTCTGGTTTGTAGGTATTGTTCCTGGCGGAATAGATGTTATGGAACAGGCTGGCGCTTATCTCCTGATCATAGGAAGGCATGAGCCATCCTTCAACCCCGAAAGAGTTCCTTTCCAGGTTGATATATCCGTCGCGTCCCTTGCGTGAGTCGGTATAAAAGGTCGTGGAAATTCGCGGTTGCCTTTTGAGCATGTTTGATTCGATGTACTCATCCAACCCAGGATACAGCGGTCCTCTCTCTTTCATCTGCTCGTAGAGTTCCGCCGCTTTTCCATAGAGTCCAAGTTTGTTATAGATATAGGCCAGATCAAAAAGGCTCTCCTGCGATTTCTCTTCCTCCAGCAACTCCAGATATTCTTTTTCTGCCTGGTGATATTGCCGCTGCTCCACGGCCTGTCTGGCGGAAAGCTCTTTTTGGATCAACTGCTGCCAGCGATATTTGCCGTACAGACTCGCAGCAATGTCATCCACGGGCTTTCCTATATTCTGAGCAAAAAAACCTGGCTCCATGACGGTTGAAAGTTTCTCCGGCTCCTCCGAATCCGAGAAGGACATCACCTTCCAGAATGGCTTTTTCAGAGGTGGAAGATGAAAGTTAATTTTTTCAACTTCCATCTTCTCCAGGAAAATCGTATCAACCGGAACGGCAAGAAGTGAGTCATATACTTCGATCGCCTGCTCTCTCTTATTCTGTGCCCATAATGACCTG is a window from the Desulfopila inferna genome containing:
- the greA gene encoding transcription elongation factor GreA codes for the protein MIERIPMSKKGIAKLKSELQRLERVERADVVRAIETAREHGDLKENAEYHAAKDRQGHIEGRILELRDKISRAEVIDCSQVSCNKAVFGTVVKLLDMDTDEELTYQLLGPEEANVKYGSISVMSPLGRSILGKEVGDEVITKTPGGTREFEVIEINRSEFA